In Candidatus Atribacteria bacterium ADurb.Bin276, one DNA window encodes the following:
- the mglA_7 gene encoding Galactose/methyl galactoside import ATP-binding protein MglA, translated as MDDQKIPVLEVKDIVKRFGGLVAVNKVSMEVAPGEVVGLLGDNGAGKSTLIKVVSGVYHQDEGQVIFQGKEVKIGNPMDAIRLGIETIYQDLALAENLNVYSNIFLGREKLKKALGLIDVLDHDYMHQESKKVLDQLGIEIPSLKNKIKMLSGGQRQSVAISRSIYWNAKLLIMDEPTAALGVAEQRKVLDLVRTLSAQGVGIIIISHQLYDVFQVAHRLVILRRGEKVGELMVKETNPDEVVSLMVGAELVQHE; from the coding sequence ATGGATGATCAAAAGATACCGGTTTTGGAAGTAAAAGATATTGTGAAACGTTTTGGAGGATTAGTGGCAGTCAACAAGGTTTCCATGGAGGTTGCGCCAGGTGAGGTTGTTGGACTCCTCGGAGATAATGGAGCAGGGAAATCAACTTTGATTAAGGTCGTTTCCGGAGTTTATCATCAGGATGAGGGACAGGTAATATTTCAGGGGAAAGAAGTAAAAATCGGAAATCCCATGGATGCTATCCGTTTAGGGATTGAGACTATCTATCAAGACTTGGCCTTAGCAGAAAATCTCAATGTCTATTCCAACATCTTTTTAGGACGAGAAAAACTCAAAAAAGCTTTGGGATTGATTGACGTTTTAGACCATGATTATATGCACCAGGAATCGAAAAAAGTTCTTGATCAATTAGGGATCGAAATTCCTTCTTTGAAAAATAAAATTAAAATGCTTTCCGGAGGTCAACGTCAATCAGTGGCAATTTCACGTTCCATTTACTGGAATGCCAAACTTTTGATTATGGATGAGCCGACCGCTGCTTTGGGTGTTGCTGAACAAAGAAAGGTGCTTGATCTAGTGAGAACTTTAAGTGCCCAGGGAGTAGGGATTATCATCATCAGCCATCAGCTTTACGATGTTTTCCAAGTTGCGCATCGATTGGTAATTTTGCGTCGGGGCGAAAAAGTGGGAGAGTTGATGGTCAAGGAAACCAATCCCGATGAAGTAGTCAGTTTGATGGTCGGTGCTGAGCTGGTTCAACATGAATAA